The following coding sequences lie in one Alloacidobacterium dinghuense genomic window:
- a CDS encoding SDR family NAD(P)-dependent oxidoreductase, with product MRNVIVTGGSRGLGLGIARRLNGAGYRVIAIARRQNSELTAAMQEAEIANPGSFHFAPFDLAEIENISELVKTLRKDFGAIYGLVNNAGVSFDGALPLMPTSQIEQLVRVNALSPIVLTKFVVRSMMADGGGRIVSLASITAFTGYSGLSVYSATKASLIGFSRSLAREVGRMGVNVNSVAPGFIDTDMTQGLSDEQRQKIERRSALRRLADVDDVANAVEFLLSDKAKNITGTVLTVDAGNTA from the coding sequence ATGCGTAATGTAATCGTAACCGGCGGGAGCCGGGGTTTGGGACTGGGGATCGCCCGCAGGCTCAACGGCGCGGGATACCGCGTCATAGCCATTGCTCGCAGGCAAAACAGCGAACTTACGGCAGCTATGCAGGAGGCCGAGATCGCCAATCCCGGGTCCTTTCATTTTGCCCCGTTTGATCTGGCTGAGATTGAAAACATTTCAGAATTGGTCAAGACATTGCGGAAGGACTTCGGTGCGATCTATGGGCTCGTAAACAATGCCGGTGTGAGTTTCGACGGGGCTCTCCCCCTCATGCCCACCTCTCAGATCGAGCAGCTTGTGCGTGTAAACGCGCTGTCGCCCATTGTGCTCACGAAGTTCGTGGTGCGCTCGATGATGGCCGACGGGGGCGGGCGCATCGTCAGTTTGGCTTCCATCACCGCCTTCACCGGCTATAGCGGCCTCTCGGTGTATAGCGCCACGAAAGCATCACTCATCGGATTCTCCCGGTCTCTTGCGCGCGAGGTTGGCCGCATGGGTGTGAACGTGAATTCAGTCGCTCCAGGCTTCATTGATACCGACATGACGCAGGGACTCAGCGATGAGCAGCGACAGAAAATTGAGCGCCGCAGCGCCCTCCGGCGCCTTGCAGACGTAGACGATGTAGCAAATGCAGTTGAGTTTCTTCTGAGCGATAAAGCGAAGAATATAACGGGTACGGTACTGACCGTCGATGCGGGAAATACGGCTTGA
- a CDS encoding long-chain-acyl-CoA synthetase: MSEVQTTAPLNSGGSVAKCWLRGLELTANIVRNRDRIMSTVIEERAAHFGDAPALLSDRECLTYRALAQRSNQYARWALGQGIAKGDVVGLLMTNRPEYFAVWLGITSVGGVVALLNTNLIGPSLAHCVNIVAPKHLIVAGELVDSLSTALPGVAAPPAIWTHGADHSRFQRIDHDIQQQPCEKLNSSERPLLTIEDRALYIFTSGTTGLPKAANISHARVLQWSHWFAGMMDAQPADRMYNCLPMYHSIGGVLVPGATLVGGGSVVICEKFSASQFWSDVIGWDCTMFQYIGEFCRYLLHVAPPSKARDHRIRLACGNGLAPDVWDAFKDRFRIPRILEFYASTEGGVSLFNVEGKCGAIGRIPPYLAHRFSPALVRFDVDKGEPVRNDQGFCIRCAPDEPGEAIGKIVHDPSNVGSRFEGYLDEQASERKILRDVFERGDAWVRTGDLMRKDEKGFFYFVDRIGDTFRWKGENVATSEVSEAICAFPGVMHANVYGVTIPSTQGRAGMAAIVADHEMDLSAFRKHLVSRLPSYARPVFLRIQKDIEVTGTFKYSKTDLVRQGYDPLITSDPIYLDNSKLEAFVQLDKTLYDRIQKGRIRL, translated from the coding sequence TTGAGTGAAGTACAGACAACAGCTCCTCTCAATTCTGGTGGCTCTGTTGCCAAATGCTGGTTGCGCGGGCTGGAGTTAACCGCAAACATCGTCCGGAATCGCGATCGCATCATGTCGACAGTGATCGAGGAACGAGCTGCGCATTTCGGTGACGCGCCAGCTCTTCTTTCCGACCGCGAGTGCCTTACATACAGGGCACTTGCTCAGCGCTCGAACCAATACGCACGCTGGGCGCTCGGGCAAGGCATCGCAAAAGGCGACGTCGTCGGCCTGCTGATGACGAATCGGCCTGAATATTTCGCTGTATGGCTTGGGATCACAAGTGTCGGCGGTGTAGTCGCCCTGCTCAATACCAATCTTATCGGGCCCTCTCTCGCTCACTGCGTCAATATTGTCGCTCCAAAGCATCTGATCGTGGCCGGAGAACTCGTTGATTCGCTGAGTACTGCGCTGCCGGGGGTCGCGGCGCCACCGGCGATCTGGACACACGGAGCAGACCATTCCCGATTCCAACGTATCGACCACGACATTCAACAGCAGCCTTGTGAAAAGCTGAACAGCAGCGAGCGGCCGTTGCTGACTATAGAAGATCGGGCACTTTATATTTTTACCTCCGGCACCACGGGGTTGCCAAAGGCCGCTAACATCAGCCATGCTCGTGTCCTCCAATGGAGCCATTGGTTTGCAGGCATGATGGATGCGCAGCCTGCAGACCGAATGTACAACTGCCTACCGATGTATCACAGCATCGGCGGGGTGCTCGTACCGGGCGCGACTCTTGTCGGTGGCGGTAGCGTCGTCATTTGCGAGAAGTTTTCGGCCAGTCAGTTTTGGAGCGATGTTATTGGTTGGGATTGCACGATGTTCCAATACATCGGCGAGTTTTGTCGCTACTTACTCCACGTCGCTCCGCCGTCGAAGGCCCGCGACCATCGAATCAGATTAGCCTGTGGTAATGGGCTGGCACCCGATGTGTGGGATGCCTTCAAGGATAGGTTCCGAATTCCGCGGATTCTTGAATTCTATGCTTCCACCGAAGGTGGCGTCTCATTGTTCAACGTAGAAGGGAAATGCGGCGCGATTGGCCGCATCCCACCTTATTTGGCGCATCGATTTTCGCCGGCCTTGGTGCGATTCGATGTCGACAAAGGCGAGCCAGTTCGCAATGATCAGGGATTCTGTATTCGTTGTGCTCCGGACGAACCCGGCGAAGCCATCGGCAAAATCGTGCACGATCCCTCGAACGTAGGCAGCCGCTTCGAGGGCTATCTGGATGAGCAAGCCTCAGAACGAAAAATCCTGCGCGATGTTTTTGAGCGCGGAGACGCTTGGGTTCGCACCGGCGACTTGATGCGGAAGGACGAGAAGGGGTTTTTCTATTTCGTCGACCGCATCGGCGACACATTTCGATGGAAGGGCGAGAACGTTGCAACCTCCGAGGTCTCTGAGGCAATTTGTGCATTTCCTGGAGTGATGCACGCCAACGTCTACGGAGTGACTATTCCCTCTACACAAGGCCGGGCTGGCATGGCTGCGATCGTTGCCGATCACGAGATGGATCTCTCTGCTTTTAGGAAACACCTGGTGAGCCGCCTTCCCTCGTACGCGCGCCCTGTATTCCTCCGAATTCAGAAGGATATCGAAGTCACAGGAACTTTTAAGTACTCGAAGACGGATCTGGTGCGCCAAGGATATGACCCTCTCATCACGTCGGATCCTATATATCTTGATAATTCAAAATTGGAGGCTTTTGTTCAGCTCGACAAGACTCTCTACGATCGCATTCAAAAGGGACGGATTCGCCTGTAG
- a CDS encoding pyridoxal phosphate-dependent decarboxylase family protein — protein sequence MIISQFGDEFETLQAEIARGPIFPCVTPDEIRSYLASRYDFKKTRTLEEVISDVEQMLRTWQVQVTHPRYFGLFNPSVTLASVIADTLVAMYNPQLANWRTSPVANEIERHTLGWLTAKFGLPATTIATFTSGGTEANLSAVVVALTRAFPDYGEHGLRHLAASPAIYLTEEAHNGYNKIAHMTGLGRRALRTVATDRHLKLDLGDLERRVAEDRQNGFSPFMVVGTAGTTAAGIIDPLDEIGRFCREEGLWFHADAAWGGAAIISPKLKHYLSGIDTADSITCDAHKWFSVPMGCGMFFCRHPDRVLEAFRVDISYMPKKTDQTVTDPLMTSVQWSRRFIGLKLFMALAQHGESGQADLIEHQTRMGNVLREALDASGWRIINSTPLPLVCFTRDGLVPARFLATLREQQVAWMSEASIGGAPVLRACITSFRTTEADIHWVVDEMNRLFLQDSGQSMSNQTVAIPVQSTSR from the coding sequence ATGATCATTAGTCAGTTTGGGGACGAATTTGAAACGCTGCAGGCAGAAATTGCGCGCGGCCCCATTTTCCCTTGTGTGACGCCAGATGAGATCCGAAGCTATCTCGCCTCACGGTATGACTTCAAGAAAACGCGGACTCTTGAGGAAGTCATTTCCGACGTAGAGCAAATGCTGCGGACGTGGCAGGTGCAGGTGACGCATCCTCGCTACTTTGGCCTCTTCAACCCGAGCGTAACCCTTGCATCTGTCATCGCCGACACGCTTGTTGCTATGTACAACCCCCAACTTGCGAATTGGCGAACCTCGCCGGTTGCGAATGAGATCGAAAGGCATACGCTCGGTTGGCTAACCGCAAAGTTTGGTCTTCCTGCGACGACCATCGCGACGTTCACGAGCGGCGGAACGGAAGCGAACCTTTCAGCGGTTGTTGTCGCCTTAACGCGGGCCTTCCCAGACTATGGCGAACACGGGCTTCGGCACCTGGCTGCATCGCCCGCGATCTATCTCACAGAAGAGGCTCACAACGGGTACAACAAAATTGCGCATATGACGGGGCTGGGTAGAAGGGCCCTCCGAACGGTGGCGACGGACCGACATCTGAAGCTGGATCTCGGCGATCTCGAACGACGAGTGGCTGAGGATCGCCAGAACGGGTTCTCCCCGTTCATGGTTGTCGGCACCGCTGGGACTACGGCGGCCGGTATCATCGATCCCCTGGACGAGATCGGGCGCTTTTGCCGGGAAGAAGGCTTATGGTTTCATGCCGACGCGGCGTGGGGTGGTGCAGCAATCATCTCACCAAAGCTCAAGCATTATCTTTCCGGAATCGATACCGCAGACTCGATTACATGCGATGCGCACAAGTGGTTCTCTGTCCCCATGGGCTGTGGGATGTTCTTTTGCCGGCATCCTGATCGCGTTCTCGAGGCATTCCGTGTGGACATCTCTTACATGCCGAAGAAAACGGATCAGACGGTCACGGATCCTCTCATGACCTCGGTGCAATGGTCCCGCCGCTTTATCGGTCTAAAGCTCTTCATGGCGCTTGCGCAGCATGGCGAATCAGGGCAGGCTGACCTGATCGAGCACCAGACGCGTATGGGTAACGTGTTGAGGGAGGCGCTCGATGCCTCCGGCTGGCGCATTATCAACTCAACACCGCTCCCTCTGGTTTGCTTCACCCGAGATGGACTTGTTCCTGCCAGATTTCTGGCCACACTCCGAGAGCAGCAGGTCGCATGGATGTCGGAAGCTTCGATTGGAGGGGCTCCAGTCTTGCGGGCGTGCATCACGAGTTTCAGAACGACTGAGGCTGATATTCACTGGGTGGTGGACGAGATGAACCGTCTCTTCTTACAAGATTCGGGTCAAAGCATGTCGAATCAGACAGTGGCTATCCCTGTACAGTCCACGAGCAGATGA
- a CDS encoding O-acetylhomoserine aminocarboxypropyltransferase/cysteine synthase family protein has translation MKRETIAVHGGYELDPTTKAVAVPIYQTVSYAFDSADHAAALFNLEAEGYRYTRISNPTTAVLERRVAALEGGLDALCVSSGQAAVYYAVLNVTELGSNIVSVPQLYGTTHSLFSHLLPSQGVNVRFGESDCPQALERLIDDKTRALFCESVGNPAGNICDIEELAFIAHKHGLPLLVDNTVATPMLLRPIEYGADIVIHSLTKFLGGHGTTLGGAIVDSGNFPWNEHTSRFPMFNQPDPSYHGLVYTEHYGRAAYIGRCRSVYQRTTGAVLSPMSAFLLLQGIETVALRIDRHVENGRRVAEFFRNDPRIEWINYTGLPGSPYYSLAKKYLCGRACSLMTVGLKGGFEAAVKFYDALTLVTRLVNLGDAKSLACHPASTTHRQMSAKEQLHAGVKPEMIRLSIGIEHSEDIIADLDQALDATV, from the coding sequence ATGAAACGAGAAACGATTGCCGTTCATGGTGGTTACGAACTCGATCCAACCACGAAGGCTGTGGCTGTACCTATTTATCAAACGGTTTCCTATGCGTTTGATAGTGCAGATCATGCGGCGGCGCTATTCAATCTGGAGGCAGAAGGATATCGCTACACGCGGATTTCGAACCCGACCACCGCAGTACTGGAGCGGCGTGTCGCGGCGCTCGAAGGAGGGCTGGACGCCCTGTGCGTCAGCAGTGGGCAGGCCGCGGTTTACTATGCGGTCCTGAACGTCACTGAGCTGGGAAGCAACATCGTGTCGGTTCCTCAGCTCTACGGAACCACGCACAGCCTGTTCAGTCACCTCCTGCCAAGCCAGGGTGTGAATGTCCGATTTGGAGAATCGGATTGCCCGCAAGCGCTGGAGAGATTGATCGATGACAAAACGCGCGCGCTCTTCTGTGAGAGTGTCGGGAATCCGGCAGGAAATATTTGCGACATCGAGGAGTTAGCCTTCATCGCGCACAAGCATGGGTTGCCGTTGCTGGTCGATAATACAGTGGCTACGCCCATGTTGCTACGGCCGATTGAGTATGGCGCCGACATTGTTATTCACTCTCTTACAAAATTTCTGGGTGGACACGGCACAACACTCGGAGGGGCCATTGTCGACAGCGGGAATTTCCCTTGGAACGAGCACACTTCACGGTTCCCCATGTTTAACCAGCCGGATCCCTCCTACCATGGTTTGGTCTACACCGAACACTACGGGAGGGCAGCCTACATTGGACGCTGCCGCAGTGTTTATCAGCGGACCACCGGCGCTGTGTTGTCGCCTATGAGCGCGTTCCTGTTGCTCCAGGGAATCGAAACGGTTGCGCTGCGGATTGACCGCCACGTCGAAAATGGCAGGAGAGTTGCCGAGTTCTTCCGCAACGATCCCAGGATCGAATGGATCAATTACACCGGATTGCCTGGCAGTCCGTATTATTCGCTCGCGAAAAAATATCTGTGTGGCCGCGCCTGTTCTCTGATGACCGTCGGTCTCAAGGGCGGCTTCGAGGCTGCAGTTAAGTTTTATGATGCGCTCACACTTGTGACACGCCTTGTCAATCTGGGTGATGCCAAGTCGTTGGCCTGCCATCCCGCATCGACGACTCACCGACAGATGTCGGCAAAAGAACAACTCCACGCCGGCGTCAAGCCGGAGATGATCCGGCTCAGCATCGGGATCGAACACAGCGAAGATATCATCGCAGATCTGGATCAGGCGCTCGACGCGACGGTCTAG
- the metA gene encoding homoserine O-succinyltransferase MetA, which yields MPAFLQTNPSSSDRQPCAKGLCAKPFAECLDRSGNSLTIGLINNMPDGVLEATERQFLSLLNSSSHGISVRMVLYSLPGVPRNELGARHVSKSYSSVENLWDTQIDGLIVTGREPATPNLADEPYWESFTAVLDWARDNTYSTIWSCLATHAATLYLDGIHRIRSDHKHSGVFNCTRVSDHSLTAKTPSRFRLPHSRWNGLPESELTSRGYSVLTRTADAGVDTFIKKYKSMFVFFQGHPEYESNALLLEYRRDVGRYLRGETNRYPLMPQDYFDRDTVIALTELEQEATINPRDELLAQVFGKLERIDVENTWRETAVCIYRSWLQYIWAQKKRRLRTGGVAVKASGVDVLMSPQSTEVDASTSAGFPNHQESTAISTPSTSMLTIL from the coding sequence ATGCCTGCCTTTTTGCAAACAAATCCATCCAGTTCCGACAGGCAACCATGCGCGAAAGGGCTTTGCGCTAAGCCGTTTGCGGAGTGCTTGGATCGGTCGGGTAACTCCCTCACAATTGGATTGATCAACAACATGCCGGATGGAGTCCTTGAGGCAACGGAACGCCAGTTTCTTTCACTCCTCAATTCGTCTTCTCACGGTATTTCAGTCCGCATGGTGCTCTATTCGCTGCCGGGTGTCCCTCGAAACGAATTGGGTGCCCGCCATGTCAGTAAGTCCTATTCGAGCGTTGAGAACCTGTGGGACACACAGATCGATGGGCTCATTGTTACCGGAAGGGAGCCTGCGACGCCGAATCTCGCGGACGAACCATACTGGGAAAGTTTCACGGCGGTCCTAGATTGGGCGCGGGACAACACCTACTCGACTATCTGGTCATGTCTTGCCACTCACGCTGCTACTCTCTATCTCGACGGCATTCACAGGATCAGAAGCGACCATAAACACTCCGGGGTCTTTAATTGCACCCGAGTCTCAGATCATTCACTCACTGCAAAGACACCCTCTCGCTTTAGGCTTCCGCATTCCCGGTGGAACGGTTTGCCGGAAAGCGAACTGACCTCCAGAGGATATTCGGTGCTCACCAGGACCGCGGATGCCGGCGTTGATACATTCATCAAAAAGTACAAGAGCATGTTTGTCTTTTTCCAAGGTCATCCCGAATACGAATCCAATGCTCTTCTGCTCGAATATCGCAGAGATGTAGGCCGGTATCTGCGAGGAGAAACAAATCGGTATCCTTTAATGCCGCAGGATTATTTCGACCGCGATACAGTGATTGCATTGACGGAACTGGAACAAGAAGCAACGATCAATCCGCGTGACGAGCTACTGGCGCAAGTCTTCGGGAAATTGGAGCGGATAGATGTCGAAAACACCTGGCGCGAGACAGCGGTCTGCATCTATAGAAGCTGGTTGCAGTACATATGGGCACAGAAAAAGCGCCGTTTACGGACCGGCGGAGTTGCAGTGAAAGCCAGCGGTGTTGATGTCTTGATGTCGCCACAATCAACAGAGGTTGACGCTTCTACTTCAGCTGGTTTCCCGAATCATCAGGAGTCAACTGCGATCTCTACGCCTTCTACTAGCATGTTGACGATCCTGTAA
- a CDS encoding aldehyde dehydrogenase family protein has protein sequence MASTYSMPTETRIVPSATELLINNRWIASESGETFATINPSTGEEICRVAAAHELDVDKAVQAARNAFERGPWRKMHASERGKLLYRLADLIEGHADELAQLEALDNGKPVSVAKRVDVAKTVACYRYFAGWADKVQGKTIPIDGDFFCYTRHEPIGVVGQIIPWNYPMLMQAWKLAPALATGNTVVMKPAEQTPLSALRIGELVVDAGFPEGVVNLVPGFGPIAGAAIARHMDIDKVAFTGSTEIGRLILEAAARSNLKRVTLELGGKSPNIIFEDTDLDEAVEGAHLGLFSNQGQICCAGSRVFVEEKIYDQFVEKSVTRASKRIVGDPFDPQTEQGPQIDQAQVDRVMGYIESGQNEGATLACGGKRVGNLGYFVEPTVFADVHDNMKIAREEIFGPVMSVIPFKDLAEVVTRANKTNYGLAAGVWTRDIRKAHAIANNVRAGTVWVNCYNILDTRAPFGGFKQSGTGRELGEYGLQQYTEIKTVIVKL, from the coding sequence ATGGCCTCGACCTATTCAATGCCAACAGAAACCCGAATTGTTCCTTCAGCGACTGAGCTTCTGATCAACAATCGCTGGATTGCGAGCGAGTCGGGTGAGACTTTCGCGACGATCAATCCCTCTACCGGCGAGGAGATTTGTCGGGTGGCCGCAGCCCATGAACTCGACGTGGACAAGGCTGTCCAGGCAGCGCGGAATGCCTTCGAGCGAGGACCGTGGAGAAAAATGCATGCGTCCGAACGCGGCAAGCTACTTTACCGTCTCGCTGACCTGATCGAAGGCCACGCCGACGAACTCGCACAGTTAGAGGCCCTGGACAACGGTAAGCCTGTCTCAGTGGCAAAGCGGGTAGATGTTGCCAAAACAGTTGCCTGCTATCGGTATTTCGCAGGGTGGGCCGACAAGGTTCAGGGAAAAACGATCCCCATTGACGGCGACTTTTTCTGCTACACACGTCATGAGCCCATCGGCGTGGTGGGGCAAATCATTCCGTGGAATTACCCCATGCTCATGCAGGCGTGGAAGCTTGCCCCGGCTTTGGCCACGGGAAATACCGTCGTGATGAAGCCGGCCGAGCAAACACCTCTCTCCGCGCTGCGCATAGGGGAACTGGTAGTGGATGCGGGTTTTCCCGAGGGCGTCGTCAACCTGGTGCCTGGCTTTGGCCCCATAGCCGGCGCAGCGATCGCGCGTCATATGGACATAGACAAGGTGGCATTTACCGGTTCCACTGAGATTGGGCGCCTCATCCTGGAAGCTGCCGCGAGATCAAACCTAAAGCGAGTCACTCTCGAACTGGGGGGGAAAAGCCCGAACATCATATTTGAGGACACAGATCTTGACGAAGCGGTGGAGGGCGCTCACCTGGGATTGTTCTCCAATCAGGGCCAGATCTGTTGCGCAGGATCAAGAGTGTTTGTCGAAGAGAAGATCTACGATCAATTCGTAGAAAAGAGCGTAACCCGCGCCAGCAAACGCATCGTCGGAGACCCCTTCGATCCCCAGACCGAGCAGGGTCCGCAAATCGATCAAGCACAGGTCGACAGAGTGATGGGTTATATCGAATCAGGGCAAAATGAGGGCGCCACACTTGCCTGCGGCGGCAAGCGTGTTGGAAATCTAGGCTACTTCGTGGAGCCTACCGTGTTCGCCGATGTTCACGACAACATGAAGATTGCCAGGGAAGAAATCTTCGGACCGGTAATGAGTGTAATCCCATTTAAGGATCTCGCGGAGGTTGTCACAAGGGCGAACAAGACGAACTATGGGTTGGCGGCAGGTGTCTGGACCCGTGATATCAGGAAGGCTCACGCAATCGCTAACAACGTGCGGGCTGGTACGGTGTGGGTGAACTGCTACAACATCCTAGACACCAGAGCTCCCTTCGGTGGGTTCAAGCAGTCAGGGACTGGACGCGAGCTGGGCGAGTATGGACTGCAGCAGTACACTGAGATAAAGACGGTCATTGTAAAGCTGTGA